One Synergistota bacterium genomic window carries:
- a CDS encoding glycine--tRNA ligase subunit beta, translating into MSRDLVFEIGTEELPASSVPVLLMALEENATSSLKKERLGFEEIKTFGTPRRLILFVKGLSEIQEDLVEEIRGPPRRVAFDAQGHPTQAAIGFARSRGVRVEELVVKETEQGEYVFAIKRHRGRPTIDVLKKLLPDLIFSLPLPRSMRWKGNIRFLRPIRWLLALYGDEVVEFDLEGLKSGRKTRGHRFMGALEIEVGNVEEFFSELKKQFVIFDPADRRRIIKEGVKRFQREVGGRELLDEELLEENVFLTEYPVPVKGSFRKEFLKLPGEVLVMVMKVNQKYFPVYESDGKLLPYFIAISNNRASLMDEIVEGYERVLEARFEDADFYFKKDLEHTLEERVPLLKGVIFLEKIGTMYEKMERIRALSLDINLKLGSPISSELVSRTAYLAKADLVTDMVSEFPELQGVMGREYALRSGESEEVALGIYEHYLPRFSGDELPRTWTGIIVGIADKIDNIVSCFMAGLSPSGSQDPYALRRQARAVNEIIWERELNLSLEEIISRSTELLKAPASVRSEVIEFFKARLRNQLRERKFSHKVVEAVMAPDWSRPLDLLRRATVLEKLLGDEDFRSFASAFVRVVNILKGIEIEGEIREELLKEEAEWKLYRSFSDLREETELLFLKGEYESFMRALFVLTDAINSFFDNVLVMAPEEDLKLNRLRLLKMIRDHVERIGTISLLAG; encoded by the coding sequence ATGAGCAGAGATCTGGTTTTTGAGATAGGAACTGAGGAACTGCCCGCAAGCAGTGTTCCGGTTCTTCTTATGGCTCTTGAGGAAAACGCAACATCTTCGTTGAAAAAAGAGCGTTTGGGGTTTGAAGAAATTAAGACTTTTGGAACGCCGAGAAGGTTGATACTTTTCGTGAAGGGACTTTCCGAGATCCAAGAAGATCTGGTTGAGGAGATCAGGGGTCCTCCAAGAAGGGTTGCCTTTGATGCGCAGGGGCATCCTACACAAGCTGCCATTGGTTTTGCAAGAAGCAGGGGCGTTCGCGTTGAGGAGCTCGTGGTTAAGGAAACGGAGCAAGGAGAGTATGTTTTTGCGATTAAAAGGCATCGGGGGAGACCGACAATTGATGTCTTAAAGAAACTCTTGCCCGATCTTATTTTTTCTCTTCCCCTTCCGAGATCGATGAGATGGAAGGGAAATATTCGCTTTCTTAGACCTATACGTTGGCTTCTTGCTCTCTATGGTGATGAGGTGGTTGAATTTGACCTTGAGGGATTGAAGAGTGGAAGAAAGACAAGGGGACATAGGTTCATGGGAGCTTTAGAGATTGAGGTTGGGAACGTTGAGGAATTTTTCAGTGAGCTTAAGAAGCAGTTTGTTATATTTGATCCTGCTGACAGGAGAAGGATAATTAAGGAAGGAGTCAAAAGGTTTCAGAGAGAGGTTGGAGGTAGGGAGCTTCTTGACGAGGAGCTTCTCGAGGAAAATGTCTTCTTAACGGAGTATCCCGTGCCGGTGAAAGGAAGTTTTAGAAAAGAGTTTCTGAAGCTCCCAGGCGAAGTTCTTGTCATGGTCATGAAGGTAAATCAAAAATACTTTCCCGTATATGAGAGTGATGGAAAGCTTCTACCCTATTTTATCGCGATAAGTAATAATAGAGCTTCTCTCATGGATGAAATAGTTGAGGGATATGAGAGAGTTCTTGAAGCCAGGTTTGAGGATGCTGACTTCTACTTTAAGAAGGATCTTGAACATACCCTTGAGGAGAGAGTTCCTCTCCTTAAAGGTGTTATCTTTCTTGAAAAGATTGGAACCATGTATGAGAAGATGGAAAGGATAAGGGCCCTTTCTCTCGATATAAATCTCAAGCTTGGCTCTCCAATATCATCAGAGCTGGTTTCAAGAACCGCTTATCTTGCTAAGGCGGATCTCGTAACTGATATGGTCAGTGAGTTTCCGGAGCTTCAGGGCGTGATGGGAAGAGAATATGCCCTTAGATCCGGCGAGAGCGAGGAGGTAGCTCTTGGCATATACGAACACTATCTCCCTCGCTTCTCCGGTGACGAGCTCCCAAGGACATGGACGGGGATAATAGTTGGAATTGCAGATAAGATTGATAACATAGTTTCCTGCTTCATGGCTGGTTTATCTCCGAGTGGATCGCAAGATCCGTATGCTCTGCGGAGGCAAGCTCGTGCCGTAAACGAGATAATATGGGAAAGGGAGCTTAATCTATCTCTTGAGGAGATTATTTCAAGGAGCACAGAACTGCTTAAGGCACCTGCTTCTGTTAGAAGCGAGGTAATAGAGTTCTTTAAAGCGCGGTTGAGAAATCAGCTTCGTGAGAGAAAATTTTCTCATAAGGTTGTTGAGGCGGTTATGGCTCCCGACTGGTCGAGACCTCTTGATCTGCTCAGGAGAGCTACCGTTTTAGAGAAGCTTCTTGGGGATGAGGACTTTAGGAGCTTTGCTTCTGCATTCGTTAGGGTTGTAAATATACTTAAGGGAATAGAAATTGAGGGGGAGATCAGGGAAGAGCTTCTTAAGGAGGAGGCGGAGTGGAAGCTATATCGTTCTTTCTCTGATTTGAGGGAAGAAACAGAGCTTCTTTTTCTTAAAGGGGAATATGAGAGCTTTATGAGAGCGCTTTTCGTTCTGACAGATGCTATAAACTCTTTCTTTGATAACGTGCTTGTTATGGCTCCTGAGGAAGATCTTAAGCTAAATAGACTTAGGCTTCTTAAAATGATAAGAGACCATGTTGAGAGAATAGGAACTATTTCCCTGCTGGCGGGTTGA
- a CDS encoding kinase/pyrophosphorylase, with translation MRIFVVSDSTGETADLVCKAALSQFHGLNYEIERFPHIVKEEHVDEVLDTAVKEGAPLIIYTFASSKLREYMRKRSNEKGLLSVDILGPIISALERTSGRKPTEKPGLLRRMDEAYFRRIRAIEFAVKCDDGKYLPGLKKADVVLIGVSRVSKTPVSMYLAYRGIFAANVPLVPEVDPPKGLFEMDRGRIVGLTVEPGKLVQVRQERLKLMGLGSEVNYVKLERVMEELQYAEEVMKQLGVPIIDVTSKAIEETAQEVISYLERRGLLDERKADISV, from the coding sequence ATGAGGATTTTTGTCGTTTCGGACTCTACTGGTGAGACTGCTGATCTCGTTTGCAAAGCTGCTCTCTCTCAATTTCATGGCCTTAACTATGAAATTGAGAGATTCCCTCACATAGTTAAGGAAGAGCACGTTGATGAAGTTCTTGATACGGCAGTCAAGGAGGGAGCGCCGTTAATAATTTATACCTTTGCATCTTCGAAGCTTAGAGAGTATATGAGGAAAAGATCGAATGAGAAAGGATTGTTAAGCGTTGATATTCTTGGTCCCATAATATCGGCTCTGGAAAGGACATCAGGTAGAAAACCCACTGAGAAACCTGGTTTGCTTAGAAGGATGGACGAGGCTTACTTTAGAAGAATAAGAGCTATAGAATTTGCAGTTAAGTGTGACGATGGTAAATATCTTCCAGGGTTGAAGAAGGCAGATGTTGTTTTAATAGGAGTCTCAAGGGTATCGAAGACGCCCGTTTCTATGTATCTCGCATATAGGGGTATATTTGCGGCCAATGTACCGCTTGTGCCCGAAGTTGACCCTCCCAAGGGGCTTTTCGAGATGGATAGAGGAAGAATAGTAGGCTTAACGGTTGAACCGGGAAAGCTCGTACAGGTCAGGCAAGAAAGGCTTAAACTTATGGGGCTTGGAAGCGAGGTTAATTATGTTAAGCTTGAGAGAGTTATGGAAGAGCTACAGTATGCTGAGGAGGTTATGAAACAGCTTGGCGTTCCCATAATAGATGTGACGAGCAAGGCTATAGAGGAAACTGCCCAAGAGGTAATATCTTACCTCGAAAGGAGGGGACTGCTTGATGAGAGAAAAGCTGATATATCTGTTTGA
- a CDS encoding pyruvate, phosphate dikinase: MREKLIYLFEEGSAQMRELLGGKGAGLAEMTRAGLPVPPGFTITTVVCREYLRRGRKIIDEIKADVEDKMKILEEKTLRKFGDSRNPLLVSVRSGAPISMPGMMDTILNLGLNDETVKGLALQTNDERFAYDSYRRLIQMFGNVVMGIPHDRFEEIIDRWKRKKGFKYDNEVDADTWKAVIEDYKVLIRKEKGRDFPQDVWEQLFMAIAAVFESWNNERAKVYRKIHGISDEMGTAVNVQTMVFGNMGDDSGTGVAFTRNPSTGEKKIYGEFLINAQGEDVVAGIRTPLPIDKMAEVLPNVYEELKSVCERLERHYRDVQDIEFTVEKGKLYLLQTRTAKRTAQAAVKIAVDMVKEGIIDKETAVMRISPKQVETLLHRQIDPEAKYEVIAKGLPASPGAACGKVVFDPDEASELGSKGEKVILVRPETTPDDIHGLFAAEGVLTSRGGMTSHAAVVARGMGKPCVAGCEDISIDLEKELFTVGDIVVKKGDVITIDGGRGIVILGEVPMIEPSLSGEFRELLSWADEIARLEVWANADTPEDARRAREFGAKGIGLCRTEHMFMAEDRLPVVRRMIMAVSKEEREEALKELLPMQEEDFYGILKAMEGYPVTIRLLDPPLHEFLPKEREILEELIELNRNPEANKKAIEEKRELLRRVRLLQEANPMLGFRGCRLGIVYPEIYEMQVRAIFRAAARLTKEGYKVIPDVMLPIVSHWKEMEILREMVIKVAEEVFSEAGVKVEYRVGTMIELPRAAITADEIAKHAEFFSFGTNDLTQTTFGFSRDDIEAKFLPEYLSKKILTHNPFEVLDRNGVGALMRIAVEKGKKARPNIKLGICGEHGGEPSSIEFCHEIGLDYVSCSPYRVPVARLSAAQAKVKQE; this comes from the coding sequence ATGAGAGAAAAGCTGATATATCTGTTTGAGGAAGGCAGTGCTCAAATGAGGGAACTGCTTGGAGGTAAAGGCGCTGGGCTTGCTGAGATGACGAGAGCAGGCTTGCCTGTTCCACCGGGCTTTACCATAACTACCGTTGTTTGCAGAGAGTATCTGAGGAGAGGAAGAAAGATAATAGATGAAATAAAAGCGGATGTAGAAGATAAGATGAAGATACTGGAAGAAAAGACCTTAAGAAAATTTGGAGACTCCCGGAATCCTCTTTTAGTCTCGGTCAGATCAGGTGCTCCTATATCTATGCCTGGGATGATGGATACCATCCTGAACCTCGGCTTAAATGATGAAACGGTTAAGGGGCTTGCTTTGCAAACGAATGACGAGAGATTCGCCTATGATAGCTATCGCAGGCTTATCCAGATGTTTGGAAATGTAGTGATGGGAATCCCTCACGATAGATTTGAGGAGATCATAGATAGATGGAAGAGGAAGAAGGGGTTTAAGTACGATAATGAGGTCGATGCCGATACGTGGAAAGCTGTTATAGAAGATTATAAGGTGCTTATAAGGAAAGAGAAAGGTAGAGACTTTCCTCAAGATGTGTGGGAACAGCTGTTTATGGCTATAGCTGCGGTTTTTGAATCTTGGAATAACGAGAGAGCCAAGGTCTACAGAAAGATTCATGGCATTTCCGATGAGATGGGAACCGCGGTAAATGTTCAAACCATGGTTTTTGGCAACATGGGAGATGATTCTGGGACCGGTGTCGCGTTTACAAGAAATCCCTCAACAGGCGAGAAGAAGATATACGGGGAGTTTCTTATAAATGCGCAGGGAGAGGATGTCGTTGCGGGTATAAGAACACCTCTACCTATAGATAAGATGGCGGAGGTTCTTCCTAATGTTTACGAGGAGCTTAAGAGCGTTTGTGAGCGACTTGAGAGGCACTATAGGGACGTTCAGGATATAGAATTCACTGTTGAGAAGGGTAAGCTTTACCTCCTTCAAACGAGAACTGCTAAGAGAACCGCTCAAGCTGCGGTAAAGATCGCGGTTGATATGGTTAAGGAAGGAATAATTGATAAGGAAACTGCTGTTATGAGGATCTCGCCGAAGCAGGTTGAAACGCTGTTGCACAGGCAGATAGATCCTGAAGCTAAGTACGAGGTCATAGCGAAGGGGCTTCCTGCGTCTCCCGGTGCGGCTTGCGGTAAAGTTGTTTTTGATCCTGATGAAGCGAGCGAGCTTGGGAGCAAAGGGGAAAAAGTGATACTTGTGAGACCTGAAACCACCCCTGACGATATACATGGGCTTTTTGCTGCGGAGGGGGTTTTAACGAGCAGGGGAGGCATGACGAGTCACGCTGCCGTTGTTGCCAGAGGAATGGGGAAACCGTGCGTTGCGGGTTGTGAGGATATAAGCATAGATCTTGAGAAGGAGTTATTTACCGTTGGAGATATCGTAGTCAAAAAGGGAGATGTTATAACTATAGATGGGGGTAGGGGAATCGTCATACTTGGGGAAGTTCCTATGATAGAGCCTTCCTTAAGCGGTGAGTTTAGAGAGCTTCTCTCATGGGCGGATGAGATAGCGCGTCTTGAGGTATGGGCTAATGCAGATACCCCTGAGGATGCGCGTAGAGCGAGAGAGTTCGGGGCGAAAGGAATAGGCTTATGTCGTACCGAACATATGTTCATGGCAGAAGACAGGCTTCCAGTGGTTAGAAGGATGATAATGGCGGTTTCCAAGGAAGAAAGGGAAGAAGCTCTCAAGGAATTACTGCCCATGCAGGAGGAAGACTTCTATGGGATACTCAAGGCTATGGAGGGATATCCCGTTACCATAAGACTTCTTGATCCTCCTCTCCATGAATTTCTCCCCAAAGAGAGAGAAATACTCGAGGAGCTTATAGAGCTTAATAGGAACCCTGAGGCAAATAAGAAAGCTATTGAGGAAAAGCGAGAGCTTTTACGGAGGGTAAGGCTTCTTCAGGAAGCGAATCCTATGCTTGGCTTTAGAGGGTGCCGCTTGGGAATTGTTTACCCTGAGATTTACGAAATGCAGGTTAGGGCAATATTTAGAGCTGCAGCGAGACTGACTAAGGAAGGATATAAGGTGATCCCTGATGTTATGCTTCCTATAGTGAGCCACTGGAAGGAGATGGAAATTTTAAGGGAGATGGTTATTAAGGTTGCTGAAGAGGTTTTTTCTGAGGCTGGTGTTAAAGTTGAATATCGCGTTGGAACGATGATAGAGTTGCCCAGAGCGGCTATAACTGCTGATGAAATAGCAAAACACGCTGAGTTTTTCTCCTTTGGGACTAATGACTTAACTCAAACAACCTTTGGCTTCTCAAGGGATGACATAGAAGCTAAGTTTCTTCCCGAATATCTGAGCAAGAAGATTCTCACGCATAATCCTTTCGAGGTTCTGGATAGGAATGGCGTAGGTGCTCTCATGAGAATAGCTGTAGAGAAAGGCAAGAAAGCGAGGCCTAATATAAAGCTTGGGATATGTGGGGAGCACGGAGGAGAACCTTCCTCTATAGAGTTCTGTCATGAGATAGGTTTAGATTATGTCAGCTGTTCTCCCTACAGGGTTCCGGTTGCGCGTCTCTCTGCAGCTCAAGCTAAAGTAAAGCAGGAATGA
- the recO gene encoding DNA repair protein RecO: MSRKRFFKLESILMIRWKAKLDKLVIFFTREMGKLLAIAPGARRIPNRFGGTMEPLNYGTLMLYLSTSGKYYVKEFSVANSFLGIRSSSNRLSSALSYLFFLNEILPYGVPEAKLFDTTFSFFRELEKGGDPELLRIVALAKALYLLGFLPEFKVCSNCGRALKDAAYLKDSSSGPLCESCSLKSGSFNLGGESIALIRAFQEKPLSFFKKVNFSPRALNEVFNYLRAVFEKVSGGVELEFSRSDIQA; this comes from the coding sequence GTGAGCAGGAAACGCTTCTTTAAACTGGAATCTATTCTTATGATCAGGTGGAAGGCGAAGCTCGATAAGCTGGTGATCTTTTTCACGCGTGAGATGGGTAAGCTACTTGCTATAGCTCCTGGTGCCAGAAGGATACCTAACAGGTTTGGAGGAACTATGGAGCCACTTAATTACGGAACCTTGATGCTCTACCTTTCCACTTCAGGTAAGTATTATGTTAAGGAGTTTAGCGTTGCTAATTCTTTCTTGGGGATAAGGTCCTCATCAAACAGGCTTTCAAGCGCTCTTTCCTATCTATTTTTCCTGAATGAGATTCTTCCCTATGGGGTTCCCGAGGCCAAGTTGTTCGATACAACATTTTCTTTTTTTAGGGAGCTTGAAAAAGGAGGCGATCCAGAGCTTCTCAGAATTGTAGCGTTGGCAAAAGCTCTATATCTTCTGGGTTTTCTTCCTGAGTTTAAGGTATGCTCCAACTGCGGAAGAGCTCTTAAAGATGCTGCTTATCTTAAGGATTCTTCAAGTGGCCCACTTTGTGAAAGTTGCTCTTTAAAGAGTGGAAGCTTTAACCTTGGGGGAGAATCTATAGCTCTGATAAGAGCTTTTCAGGAAAAACCTCTTTCCTTCTTTAAGAAGGTGAATTTTAGTCCTCGTGCTTTGAACGAAGTTTTTAATTATCTAAGAGCAGTTTTTGAAAAAGTTTCAGGAGGTGTTGAACTTGAATTTTCAAGAAGTGATATTCAGGCTTGA
- the glyQ gene encoding glycine--tRNA ligase subunit alpha, which produces MNFQEVIFRLERFWAEQGCIIQQPYDIEVGAGTMNPATTLRSLGPEPWRVAYVEPSRRPTDGRYGENPNRLQHYYQYQVILKPAPDDIQELYLRSLEALGIDPKEHDIRFVEDDWEAPTIGAWGLGWEVWLDGMEITQFTYFQQVGGIDLDPIPVELTYGIERIAMFVQKVKSVFDLKWVGSITYGDVHHRGEVEYSIYNFDEADVDMLKRLFEMYEREAARLVDKGLVLPSYDYVLKCSHTFNLLDARGAISVAERTHYISRVRNLARKCALAYIKQREEMGFPLLNKF; this is translated from the coding sequence TTGAATTTTCAAGAAGTGATATTCAGGCTTGAGAGGTTCTGGGCGGAGCAGGGTTGTATTATTCAACAGCCGTATGATATAGAGGTTGGAGCTGGAACGATGAATCCAGCGACTACCTTAAGGTCGCTGGGGCCAGAGCCCTGGAGAGTAGCGTATGTAGAGCCGTCCCGTCGTCCCACCGATGGACGATATGGGGAGAATCCGAATAGGCTTCAGCATTATTATCAATACCAGGTCATATTAAAGCCTGCTCCAGATGATATCCAGGAACTATATTTAAGAAGCCTTGAAGCACTTGGTATAGATCCTAAGGAACATGATATAAGATTCGTTGAGGATGATTGGGAGGCTCCTACTATAGGGGCTTGGGGATTGGGATGGGAGGTATGGCTTGATGGGATGGAGATAACACAGTTTACTTATTTTCAACAAGTGGGAGGAATTGATCTGGATCCTATTCCCGTTGAGCTTACCTATGGTATCGAGAGAATAGCGATGTTTGTTCAGAAAGTCAAGTCAGTTTTTGATCTTAAATGGGTGGGATCCATAACATATGGGGATGTTCACCATAGAGGCGAAGTTGAGTATTCCATATATAACTTTGATGAAGCCGATGTGGACATGCTCAAGAGGCTCTTTGAAATGTATGAAAGGGAAGCAGCCAGGCTCGTCGATAAGGGGCTTGTTCTCCCATCCTATGATTATGTTTTAAAGTGCTCTCATACGTTTAATCTTCTCGATGCGAGGGGAGCTATAAGCGTCGCGGAGAGAACCCACTACATCTCCAGAGTCAGGAATCTGGCGAGGAAGTGTGCTTTAGCATACATAAAGCAGAGGGAAGAGATGGGCTTCCCATTGCTTAATAAGTTCTAA
- the mgtE gene encoding magnesium transporter produces the protein MLRDLDFQAIRAKAENLLNREDIASREELDRFLYSLHPADIATLIGELGLERSRKIIELLKGEQLALVMAELYKMDRLDLLRELIDILPEDKLKSALSEMPYDDVTDILADLGEKGDELFKLLEREDAEEVRELLYYPEESAGGIMTTEFIAFHRDMTVREAMDELRKKASEVETIYYIYVVDEDGKLSGVLSLRDLLTSPPDLRLSEIMNPNVIKVNLDTDQEEVARVVSKYDLLAVPVVDRAGRLVGIVTFDDIIDVIEEEAAEDIYKMVGSLDEGAETSSLKIVKLRLPWLMVSLVGESISANVIRSFDAIIKVVVSLAWFIPMIMALGGNAGTQAAAIVIRGIATGEVNTEKLKKLLLREVKVGAIMGAISGLVVGGVGISLHHDYMVGVVVAISMIIAIAVAAGVGALIPLIFDKLGVDPALASGPFITTMNDITGLLIYFSLAFVFLRVLGWEG, from the coding sequence ATGTTAAGAGACTTGGATTTTCAGGCTATCAGGGCTAAGGCTGAAAATCTTCTGAATAGAGAGGATATAGCGTCAAGAGAGGAGCTTGACAGATTTCTCTATTCGCTTCATCCAGCAGATATAGCTACCCTCATAGGGGAGCTTGGGCTGGAGAGAAGTCGTAAGATAATAGAGCTCCTTAAAGGGGAACAGCTTGCTCTTGTTATGGCGGAGCTTTATAAGATGGATAGGCTCGACTTGTTAAGGGAGCTTATAGATATTCTACCCGAGGATAAGCTGAAGAGTGCTCTTTCTGAGATGCCTTATGATGATGTTACGGATATACTTGCCGATCTTGGTGAAAAAGGAGACGAGCTTTTTAAGCTTCTGGAGAGAGAAGATGCAGAGGAAGTAAGGGAACTTCTTTACTATCCTGAGGAAAGCGCTGGTGGAATAATGACCACTGAGTTTATAGCTTTCCATAGGGATATGACCGTTAGGGAGGCTATGGACGAGCTTAGGAAAAAGGCTTCTGAGGTTGAGACCATATATTATATCTACGTTGTGGATGAAGATGGAAAGCTCAGTGGAGTTTTGTCATTGAGGGATCTTTTGACTTCTCCGCCAGATCTTCGTCTTTCGGAGATAATGAATCCAAACGTTATAAAGGTGAATCTTGACACGGATCAGGAGGAAGTGGCGCGTGTGGTGTCCAAGTATGATCTCCTTGCGGTTCCGGTGGTGGATAGAGCGGGGAGACTCGTTGGGATAGTGACATTCGATGACATCATAGATGTTATAGAAGAAGAGGCGGCAGAGGATATATATAAAATGGTTGGTAGCCTTGACGAAGGAGCTGAAACATCGTCATTGAAAATAGTAAAGCTTAGACTTCCTTGGCTTATGGTGAGCCTCGTGGGGGAATCTATATCTGCTAACGTTATAAGATCGTTTGATGCTATTATAAAAGTGGTGGTTTCCTTAGCTTGGTTCATTCCTATGATAATGGCGCTTGGGGGAAATGCTGGCACTCAGGCTGCTGCCATCGTGATAAGGGGCATAGCGACGGGCGAGGTTAATACTGAGAAGCTCAAGAAGCTTCTCTTAAGGGAGGTAAAAGTAGGCGCTATAATGGGAGCCATAAGCGGATTAGTCGTTGGAGGCGTTGGAATTTCCCTTCATCATGATTATATGGTCGGTGTCGTCGTAGCTATATCTATGATTATTGCTATAGCCGTTGCTGCTGGTGTTGGAGCTCTCATTCCTCTGATATTTGATAAGCTTGGGGTGGACCCTGCGCTGGCTTCGGGTCCTTTTATTACCACTATGAACGATATAACTGGCTTGCTTATATATTTTTCTCTTGCATTTGTTTTCCTACGCGTTCTGGGGTGGGAGGGGTGA
- a CDS encoding deoxyguanosinetriphosphate triphosphohydrolase: MIIREITQRIEERILSRYACPSSRTRGRLCPEKECDLRTPFQRDRDRIVHSKSFRRLKYKTQVLLSPQGDHYRTRLTHTLEVAQIARTISRALRLNEDLTEAIALGHDLGHTPFGHMGEEALDEISRDEGLEGFRHAEQSLRVVDKLERDGQGLNLTVEVRDGILKHSKGQVDFRKGFSSDPPLTLEGMVVRISDCIAYLNHDLDDAIRAGLISNVELPKDAIDFLGKTHGDRIDKMVKDCVEQSFEKPEISLSKDMLEAMEELRRFLYDRVYMGEIARKERPRVRYMLKGLYNFFVKHPNTLPESFKRRIGSEELRRVVIDYIAGMTDRYALQLFNELLLPHPWRSEAWYNI; the protein is encoded by the coding sequence ATGATAATAAGGGAGATAACCCAGAGGATAGAAGAGAGGATCCTATCGAGATATGCCTGCCCCTCGAGTAGAACGAGGGGCAGGCTATGCCCCGAAAAAGAGTGTGATCTTCGTACACCTTTCCAGAGAGACAGAGATAGAATTGTTCACTCAAAGTCCTTCAGAAGGTTAAAGTATAAGACGCAAGTGCTTCTTTCTCCTCAGGGAGACCACTATAGAACGAGATTGACTCATACCTTGGAAGTTGCTCAAATCGCAAGAACCATTTCGCGGGCGCTCAGACTAAATGAGGATTTAACGGAGGCTATAGCGCTTGGGCATGATTTAGGTCATACACCTTTTGGGCATATGGGAGAAGAAGCTCTCGATGAGATATCAAGAGACGAGGGATTAGAGGGCTTCAGACATGCTGAACAAAGCCTTAGGGTGGTTGATAAACTTGAAAGAGATGGACAGGGCTTGAATTTGACTGTTGAGGTAAGGGATGGTATTTTGAAGCATTCCAAGGGGCAAGTTGACTTCAGGAAAGGATTTTCGTCCGATCCGCCCTTGACGCTTGAGGGAATGGTAGTTAGAATTTCAGACTGTATAGCATATTTAAATCATGACCTTGATGATGCTATAAGGGCGGGGCTAATCTCTAATGTGGAGCTTCCGAAGGACGCGATCGATTTTCTCGGGAAAACTCATGGAGATAGAATAGATAAAATGGTTAAGGATTGCGTTGAGCAGAGCTTTGAAAAACCTGAGATATCCTTGAGCAAAGACATGCTTGAAGCTATGGAGGAGCTTAGACGCTTTCTTTATGATAGGGTTTACATGGGAGAAATAGCCCGAAAAGAAAGACCAAGAGTACGATATATGCTCAAGGGATTATATAACTTTTTTGTGAAGCATCCCAATACCTTGCCAGAGAGCTTTAAGAGGAGAATAGGCTCTGAGGAGCTTAGAAGGGTAGTTATAGATTACATAGCTGGAATGACCGATAGATATGCCTTACAGCTTTTTAATGAACTTCTCCTGCCTCATCCTTGGAGAAGCGAAGCATGGTATAACATTTAA